Genomic DNA from Dehalococcoidia bacterium:
GAGGCGATCGCCTTCCAAACCCGCGACGTGCTCGAGTTGTTCGAGCAGGGTCAACAGAGGCGGATTCCCGAGCTGCGCGTCGACGGCGGCGCCGCGGAGAACGACCTCCTGCTGCAGATTCAGGCGGATCTGCTCGGCCGACCGGTGGTGCGCCCCGTGGTGCGCGAGACGACGGCGCTCGGCGCGGCGTACCTCGCCGGCATCAGCGCCGGCATCTGGCGCGACGCCAGCGCCACCGCCGCGCTCTGGCGCGTCGACCGGCGCTTCGAGCCGCGAATTTCCGAGCCAGAGCGCGAGCGCCGCTACGCCGAATGGCAGGGCGCGGTCGCCCGCACCCGCGCCGCGGAATCCGCTTGATGCTATCGACTGCCGCCGCTGGACAGCCGGTGTATCCGCTCGGCTCCCGCGCCGGCCTGACCGGCGGCGCCCGCCGCTTCGATCTGGCGGTGATCGGCGGCGGCATCAACGGGGCGGGCATCGCCCGCGCGGCGGCGCTCGCCGGCCTCAGCGTGTGCCTGCTGGAGAAGTACGACTTTGGTTGGGGCACAACCTGGCGCTCGACCAAGCTGATCCACGGCGGCCTGCGCTACCTCGAACACGCCGAGTTCGGTCTCGTCTTCGAATCGCTGCGCGATCAGGCGTTATTGCTGCGCGACTATCCGGAGATGGTGCGGCCGCTGTCGCTGCTGTTGCCGGTCTACCGCGGCGCCAGGCACGGCGCGGCCGCGATCGGCCTCGGCCTCGTGCTCTACGACCTGCTGGCGCGCGGGCGGCAGCTCCCTGGTCACCACCGCTTCAACGCGCGTACTGCCGTCAGCCTGGAACCGGGCCTCCGTGCCGAAGGGCTGCGCGCCGTTTTCCAGTACTCAGACTCGCAGGTCGCCTACCCGGAGCGGCTGTGCATCCAGACCCTGATCGAAGCCGCGTCTGCCGGGGCGATCTGCCTCAACCGCGCGGAGGTGCGCGCGGTGCTGCGTGTCGGCGATCGTGCCGCCGGCGTGCGCGTCCACGACGCGCTGCTTCACCGCGACTTCGAGATCCAGAGCCGCGTCGTCGTCAACGCCGCGGGACCCTGGATTGACCACCTGCTCGGTACGCTCGACCGCCCGCCGCGGCGCCAGCTCGGCGGCACGCGCGGAGCGCACCTGGTTGTGGACTACGACGGCCAGGGACCGACGCACGCCCTCTACGCCGAGGCGCGCTCCGATCGCCGCCCCTTCTTCATCATCCCGTGGCGCGGTCGGCACCTGATCGGTACTACGGACACGCGCTTCGACGGCGCGCCCGAGACGGCCCGCGCCACGCGCGCCGATGTCGAGTATCTCCTGAGCGAGGCCAACGCGCTGCTGCCGCGCACGCCCATCGGCATCGACGCCGTGCAGTACGCCTACGCCGGCGTACGTCCGCTGCCGGCAAGCGACGGCGTCGCCGAAGGAGCGATTACCCGCCGCCATTTGATCCGCGAGCACGGCGAAGCCGGCTATCGCGGCCTCTTCTCGGTCATCGGCGGCAAGCTCAGCACCTACCGCAGCCTCGCGGACGATGTCTTGCGACGCATCGCGCGTTGCGCGCAGCCGCCCGCGCCGCCGGCTCCGACGCACGGTGCGAATTACCGTGCCGGCGGCGACGCAGCAGCGTGGGAAGCGACGCGTTGGCTGCTCGACCTGGTCGGACCGGCGACCGGCGATCACCTGCGCTCGCTGTACGGTCCGCGGCTGCCGCGACTGGCGCGGCTGGTCTCGGCCGAGCCGCGTATGCTGAAGCCGCTCTGCCCGCACGGCCCGGACATCCTCGGCCAGGCCTTGCTCGCCGCGAGGGAGGAAGGAGCTCAAAGTGTCGCCGATGTGCTGTTGCGCCGCGTGGGCGCCGGCTGGAACGCCTGCCTGGGCCGCGATGGTGTGGCGCCCGTCGCGGCGCTTCTCGCGGCGGAGTTGAAGTGGACACCCAGGCGGGCGGACCAGGCTGCCGGCGAGTACATCGCCGAGGCACGCGCGACCTTCCTGACGCCCGGCGGCAATCCACCTGCCCCATCTGCCCCGCCTGAAGCCGGCTAACACCGGACGGTTTGTGCTTTGCTCAGGGTATCTTGCACCGATCTTATGACGCGCGCTGTACGTGGCTCGGTTGACTTTACCGCCGCTCGCGCTACGATCCAAAGAATTGAGCGGTGCGGGCGGCCCCGGAGGGATGTGGTGTTCAGAAAACGTAAGGACGGCGGCGACCAGGGCTACGACCGCATCTCGAGGCTTGTCGAAGAGCGCCAACGCGAACTCGCTGAAGGCTCCAGCGAGGGCGAAGATCTCGAAGAGGACACGATCATCCTGCACGGCTCCGGCACACAGCCTTCGGCGGCGCCCGCCGAGGAAGAGCGGCCGGTCAGTCTTTTCAACGTTCGCGGTGGTACGCGGCCGGAGCCTGGCACGGCTGACTCGGCGCCCGCCGCCTCGGCGGCGCAGCACGCCGAGCCTGCCAGCTCCGCGCCGCTGATCGTCGAATCCGCGGAACGCGATCGCGAACCCGAACCGCCGACCTCGGAGCGCGAGCCGGCGCCGGACGAGGACGCGACCTTTCCGCTCTCTGCTGCCGGCTGGCAGCACGAACGCGCCGGCGCCGAGCTGTCGCCGATGGCCGTGCCCGATGTGCGGCCGTCCGGCGGAGAGGGTACGCTCGTGGCCGCGAACGCGGTCTGGGAGGGCAAGCTGCGCTCCGCCGGAGATGTGCGGGTGGAAGGCATCGTCGAAGGCGAGATCGACACCGCCGCGACGCTCGTCGTCGCGCCTGGGGCGCGGGTGCAGGGCACCATTCACGCGCGAGATGTAATGATCGCCGGCGAGGTCGAGGGCGATGTGATGTGCGAGCAGCGCCTGGAGGTGCTGCCCGGCGGCAGTGCGCGCGGCGAGATCAACAGCGGCACGCTGGTCGTGGACGAAGGCGCCTACATCGACAGCCGCTTCCAGATGCGACGCGAGGCAGAGGTACGCTGATGGGGTGCGGGGGCGTGAGCCGGATTCGCTTCTGGTCGGCGGCGGCGCGGTCGGCGGGCGCCGTCCGAGCGTACCGTTGCGGCTTCCTCGCCGGCCGGAGCGGAAGGAGCTGAATCATGGCCTCTGACCGGGGCGCCGCGTCGCGGCAGACACGCACCACCGGCAGCTTGATCGACCGCGATTCGCAGTTTAACGGCGTCTTTCGCAGCTCGGGCAACGTCACGGTCGTGGGCGAGTTCGAAGGCGAGATGCACTGCGACGGCACGATCACGATCGCTGATGGCTCCCTGGTGAACGGCACGCTCACCGCCGCCACCATTTCAGTGGCCGGACGGCTCTCAGGCGAGGTTCGCTGTCACGGGCGGTTCGAGATCCTTGCCAGCGGCCGAGTGAGCGCCCGCGTGGTTTCCGGCGCAATCATCGTGCGCGAGGGCGCCTTCTACGAAGGCGAGATGCGCATGCAGGACGCCGCCAGCGCCGCCGAGGCAGCGCCGGCGGCCGATGCGCCCGCACCGGCCGCGCACGGGCGCAACGGCCGCCCCACCGCGGCCGCCGAACACGCCGCCGAAAACGCTTGAACTGTCGCCGAGGCGCCCGCAATCCGGCCGGGCAGATTCAGCGCGGCGTCAGTTTCAGTTCGGCCGTTTCGACGCCGATGCTCAACTCTGCCTCGGCCGTCTCCCAGGGTAGCCCGTTCTCCACCTCTGGATTGCGCACAAAACGGCAATGCGCCGTCGTGATCGCGGCGCCCGTCGTCTCGTCAACTACCTCGTGGAAGTCGCCGCCGGCGATGTCCGCGTCCCACGTCGCTCCCGCCAGCTCGAGCGAGAGGTC
This window encodes:
- a CDS encoding glycerol-3-phosphate dehydrogenase/oxidase — its product is MLSTAAAGQPVYPLGSRAGLTGGARRFDLAVIGGGINGAGIARAAALAGLSVCLLEKYDFGWGTTWRSTKLIHGGLRYLEHAEFGLVFESLRDQALLLRDYPEMVRPLSLLLPVYRGARHGAAAIGLGLVLYDLLARGRQLPGHHRFNARTAVSLEPGLRAEGLRAVFQYSDSQVAYPERLCIQTLIEAASAGAICLNRAEVRAVLRVGDRAAGVRVHDALLHRDFEIQSRVVVNAAGPWIDHLLGTLDRPPRRQLGGTRGAHLVVDYDGQGPTHALYAEARSDRRPFFIIPWRGRHLIGTTDTRFDGAPETARATRADVEYLLSEANALLPRTPIGIDAVQYAYAGVRPLPASDGVAEGAITRRHLIREHGEAGYRGLFSVIGGKLSTYRSLADDVLRRIARCAQPPAPPAPTHGANYRAGGDAAAWEATRWLLDLVGPATGDHLRSLYGPRLPRLARLVSAEPRMLKPLCPHGPDILGQALLAAREEGAQSVADVLLRRVGAGWNACLGRDGVAPVAALLAAELKWTPRRADQAAGEYIAEARATFLTPGGNPPAPSAPPEAG
- a CDS encoding polymer-forming cytoskeletal protein, with protein sequence MFRKRKDGGDQGYDRISRLVEERQRELAEGSSEGEDLEEDTIILHGSGTQPSAAPAEEERPVSLFNVRGGTRPEPGTADSAPAASAAQHAEPASSAPLIVESAERDREPEPPTSEREPAPDEDATFPLSAAGWQHERAGAELSPMAVPDVRPSGGEGTLVAANAVWEGKLRSAGDVRVEGIVEGEIDTAATLVVAPGARVQGTIHARDVMIAGEVEGDVMCEQRLEVLPGGSARGEINSGTLVVDEGAYIDSRFQMRREAEVR
- a CDS encoding polymer-forming cytoskeletal protein, with the protein product MASDRGAASRQTRTTGSLIDRDSQFNGVFRSSGNVTVVGEFEGEMHCDGTITIADGSLVNGTLTAATISVAGRLSGEVRCHGRFEILASGRVSARVVSGAIIVREGAFYEGEMRMQDAASAAEAAPAADAPAPAAHGRNGRPTAAAEHAAENA